The genomic stretch TCGACCTCCGCAAGCCCCCTCAGGAGCACAAGCAATCTGCGCTCGCCATACAGGTCAATCCCGTACGACGTCGTGTCCTGCGAAATGAGGTTGAGCTCCCGCACACCATCCGAGGCGAGATTACGCGCCTCCTCAAGGATGGAACCAATCGACCGTGACGCGAGCCTGCCCTTGATGGCAGGGATGAGGCAGTAGCTGCACCCATTGCTGCAGCCCTCTCCTATTTTTACGTATGCGTAGTGCCGCGGAGAAAGCCTGATCCGCGGGCTCAGATGGTCGTACAGAAACCAGCCGCCCCGCGCGCCTGCCTGGGGGCGCCGCGGGGGTGCGCCAGGGCGTTCCGTCATCAAACCGCTGATGAGGCGGGCGACCTGTGGGATCTCGCCGGGGTGCAGGAAGAGGTCCACGCCGGGGAATCTCTCCGCCAGCCGATGGCCTCGCCGGGCGGGGAGACATCCCGCGACGATCACGCACTCCAACTCTCCCTTCATTTTGAGGGCGACCAGTTCCCTGATCGTATCCCCCGATTCCTCCTCAGCGTCGCGGATAAACGAGCACGTGTTGACGATGACAACCTGCGCCTCATCCAGCTCCTCGCAGGTATCGTATCCTCCCTCTTTCAGATACCCAAGTATGACTTCCGAATCAACCAGATTCTTCGCGCAGCCGAGGCTTGTTACGCCAACCTTTATCGTCATAACCAATTAAATCCCAAACCCCAAATCCCAAATGACAAATACCAAATCAAAAAGATTAATGCTCGCCGTTCCCCCTTCGCCCCCTAGCTTGATTGCTTGATAGCTCGATCGCTCGATCGCTCGATCGCTCGCTCACTCCGCGCGCATCTTCCCCCTGTAGAACACGATCTTCCCATCCTTGTCAATGAAGATGTTCTGCG from Candidatus Auribacterota bacterium encodes the following:
- the rimO gene encoding 30S ribosomal protein S12 methylthiotransferase RimO, producing MTIKVGVTSLGCAKNLVDSEVILGYLKEGGYDTCEELDEAQVVIVNTCSFIRDAEEESGDTIRELVALKMKGELECVIVAGCLPARRGHRLAERFPGVDLFLHPGEIPQVARLISGLMTERPGAPPRRPQAGARGGWFLYDHLSPRIRLSPRHYAYVKIGEGCSNGCSYCLIPAIKGRLASRSIGSILEEARNLASDGVRELNLISQDTTSYGIDLYGERRLLVLLRGLAEVEGLTWIRILYGHPAHYTEELLRCMSEEPGVCAYVDFPLQHISDPILAAMNRRITKARVVEKLRSVRSLIPGVTVRTTFIVGYPGETEAHFRELLEFVGEARFEHLGAFIYSREEGTAAAALPRQVPHEMKRERFHRLMALQQEIVRAANERMMGRVVKTLVDEELREGSFGFKGRTEGDAPEVDGTVYFSGSGVTPGDLIDVRVTGVTEYDLVGEIVERIKN